A genomic region of Nitrospirota bacterium contains the following coding sequences:
- a CDS encoding DUF177 domain-containing protein has translation MKIIVSQIPDEGIEIHSVETAKGMGIEPADLKLNDDVRIDARVSRQGSVFFVDGSLRTSLCLTCSRCAGEFNHPVRAEFYCQEEPVRETDTGKEAVLHRGDMDIDHYAGDEVELNDIFREQVMLAIPMHPLCKADCRGLCPKCGQNLNIKKCDCTEDKAHNPFSIIKNLFE, from the coding sequence ATGAAGATAATAGTTAGTCAAATTCCGGATGAAGGCATTGAAATTCATAGCGTAGAAACAGCAAAGGGCATGGGTATAGAACCAGCTGATCTGAAACTGAATGATGATGTCCGGATAGATGCAAGGGTCAGCCGGCAGGGAAGTGTTTTTTTTGTAGACGGTTCGCTGAGGACTTCACTCTGTTTGACATGCAGCAGGTGTGCCGGTGAATTTAACCATCCGGTAAGGGCTGAGTTTTATTGCCAGGAAGAACCTGTCCGTGAAACTGACACAGGGAAGGAAGCTGTGCTTCACAGAGGAGATATGGATATTGACCACTATGCCGGAGATGAAGTTGAATTAAATGACATCTTCAGAGAGCAGGTTATGCTGGCAATCCCAATGCATCCCTTATGTAAAGCTGATTGCAGGGGGCTTTGTCCGAAATGCGGACAGAATCTGAATATTAAAAAGTGTGATTGTACCGAAGATAAGGCGCACAACCCGTTTAGTATAATTAAAAATCTATTTGAATAA
- the plsX gene encoding phosphate acyltransferase PlsX, with protein MRIALDAMGGDSSPAAEVEGAILAAKEFNTDVVLVGEENLLRNELGKHNASGLPITICHASQRVEMHESPVSVLRKKKDSSIIVATNLVRDEKASAVVSAGHTGAAMAASLLILGPVKGVERPAIATILPTMEGVAIMLDVGANVDCKPKHLYQFAIMGHAYAVKMLQKENPKIGLLSIGEEDTKGNVLTRETFRYLKNSPLNFIGNVEGKDVYRGSADVIVCDGFIGNVALKISEAVADTMGKMLAREIRKSLTGKIGYLLLKKAFASFKKKVDYAEYGGAPLLGVNGVSIICHGRSSPKAIKNAIGMSVRLSEVQTVQYLQRDVSELMAFFREETS; from the coding sequence ATGAGGATTGCTTTAGATGCTATGGGTGGAGACAGCTCTCCGGCTGCTGAAGTCGAGGGGGCGATCCTTGCGGCAAAAGAGTTCAATACAGATGTGGTGCTTGTCGGCGAGGAAAACCTGCTCAGGAATGAGCTTGGTAAACACAATGCATCCGGTCTCCCGATAACCATATGTCATGCTTCACAAAGGGTTGAAATGCATGAAAGCCCGGTCTCTGTTCTCCGTAAGAAAAAAGACTCATCTATAATTGTCGCAACAAATCTTGTACGTGATGAAAAGGCGTCGGCTGTTGTCAGCGCCGGTCATACAGGCGCTGCAATGGCAGCCTCCCTTCTGATACTCGGGCCTGTAAAGGGTGTGGAAAGACCGGCTATTGCCACTATCCTGCCTACAATGGAAGGTGTTGCAATCATGCTTGATGTTGGTGCAAATGTGGATTGCAAGCCCAAGCACCTTTATCAGTTCGCTATCATGGGACATGCATATGCAGTGAAGATGCTGCAGAAAGAGAACCCGAAGATAGGCCTGCTGAGCATAGGCGAAGAGGACACAAAAGGGAATGTCCTGACCAGAGAAACATTCAGGTATCTGAAAAACAGTCCTCTTAATTTTATCGGCAATGTTGAAGGTAAAGATGTTTACAGAGGGAGTGCGGATGTTATAGTATGTGATGGTTTCATTGGGAATGTAGCTCTTAAGATCAGTGAAGCTGTTGCTGATACAATGGGAAAAATGCTGGCCCGGGAAATTAGAAAATCTTTAACAGGGAAAATAGGCTATCTGCTTTTGAAGAAGGCGTTTGCATCTTTCAAAAAAAAGGTTGATTATGCTGAGTATGGAGGTGCTCCGTTGCTTGGAGTTAACGGCGTCAGTATAATATGTCATGGCCGCTCTTCACCGAAGGCCATCAAGAATGCAATCGGGATGTCTGTCAGATTATCGGAAGTTCAGACTGTCCAGTATCTGCAAAGAGATGTATC
- the rpmF gene encoding 50S ribosomal protein L32: protein MPNPKHKISKSRGAKRRTHKKLAMPGYVVCPDCRETKLAHHVCPSCGTYKGREVVAVIEK, encoded by the coding sequence ATGCCTAACCCAAAACATAAAATATCCAAATCCCGCGGAGCCAAGAGGCGGACGCACAAAAAACTTGCCATGCCGGGTTACGTAGTGTGTCCTGACTGCCGCGAGACCAAATTAGCCCACCATGTTTGTCCATCCTGTGGAACATATAAAGGCAGGGAAGTAGTCGCCGTTATCGAGAAATAG